A portion of the Leucoraja erinacea ecotype New England chromosome 9, Leri_hhj_1, whole genome shotgun sequence genome contains these proteins:
- the LOC129700184 gene encoding F-box only protein 34-like isoform X2, producing the protein MVTFYGNILLYQKVNICSREQVGFVVLGTPNEAQRCDVNRFLRLATMHLKLHPKLQQKDASLESSQEALRGLRSSHHTTVGVERCQSTCNKPLCCKSIALASHISLWCPRPFGFISQNKMCNTRNPADNVSFNGRKKQVSENVLPPSIHQEEGEAQLDIWAVIKPGNTKEKIAFFAAHQCNNRTSAMKVKSSWDAEVTTAKRRRKSVDLEKVKVQPVRKESVDKRYLRADPPTSSNSDENSFVNIDKQNADGLGHSSSLSVAEMVALLEQRANSLLPDCSKPFTNANAHSPSVVHSKGGSSSVEAISHTGSEPGLSHKKSTENKKLQGEYVRVIEVIAKLESECLKNQHNRNGQVRNNSFRREVGRVLLTDPHLSEESMKSTGIIKKSTNVPSTVDNIGQSKEQCCHISTSYTKPCTEPLDNATSVPSPAISFSGVVLDLSSKEASLTHKEAMSLPNSCRERCSRDAEVSVECCNAPLLCWEMDNKFVSNFTFPENGMGEYATDFIVDELESCVADRNMDRGVKEGTECRSITRLHPCEEPLPGELFFTLEQSHMENLDSNENTTEEILDIAQCRDHFLIAESRTFNRSCSQTNRDNSLASFGTICPSLTEPFPLRRQVSHEFLETRFKIQQLLEPRQYMAFLPHHIMVKIFMFLPTKTLAALKCTCHYFKFIIENYDIRAIDSRWVCDPRYKDDPCKQCKKHYSKGDVSPCRWHSKPYYKVLPYGRSYWMCCWQTEKDSPGCKIGLHDNNWVQSHNHIQQICVKSGEDF; encoded by the exons ATGGTCACCTTCTATGGAAATATCTTGTTGTACCAAAAG GTGAACATTTGTTCCCGTGAGCAAGTTGGCTTTGTTGTACTTGGGACTCCAAATGAGGCACAAAGATGTGATGTGAACAGATTTTTACG GTTGGCAACCATGCATCTGAAGCTGCACCCAAAGCTACAGCAGAAAGATGCATCTCTTGAATCAAGCCAAGAGGCACTTAGAGGCCTTCGGTCAAGCCACCACACAACTGTAGGGGTTGAAAGATGCCAATCTACCTGCAATAAACCATTGTGCTGTAAATCCATTGCTTTGGCATCTCACATCAGCTTGTGGTGTCCAAGACCTTTTGGTTTCATTTCCCAAAATAAAATGTGCAATACGAGGAATCCAGCTGATAATGTTAGTTTTAATGGAAGAAAGAAACAAGTGTCTGAAAATGTTCTGCCTCCCTCGATTCATCAGGAAGAAGGGGAGGCACAATTGGATATCTGGGCAGTCATAAAACCTGGTAACACGAAAGAGAAAATCGCCTTCTTTGCAGCACATCAATGCAATAACAGGACCAGCGCCATGAAAGTAAAGAGCAGTTGGGATGCTGAGGTCACAACTGCTAAACGCAGAAGGAAATCGGTTGATCTAGAGAAAGTAAAGGTTCAACCAGTGAGAAAAGAGAGCGTTGATAAAAGGTATTTGCGTGCAGACCCACCAACAAGCAGTAACAGTGATGAGAATTCATTTGTAAATATTGATAAACAAAATGCTGATGGACTTGGTCATAGCAGCTCTCTTTCTGTGGCAGAAATGGTGGCTCTTCTAGAACAAAGGGCAAATTCTCTTCTCCCAGACTGCAGCAAACCGTTTACAAATGCCAATGCTCACTCGCCGAGTGTTGTGCATTCAAAGGGAGGGTCCTCATCAGTAGAAGCCATTTCACATACAGGATCGGAGCCTGGTTTAAGTCACAAAAAGTCCACTGAAAATAAAAAACTACAGGGTGAATATGTTCGAGTTATCGAAGTAATAGCTAAGCTTGAATCGGAGTGCTTAAAGAATCAACACAACAGAAATGGACAAGTTAGGAATAATAGCTTtcggagagaggtggggagggtttTGCTAACCGATCCACATCTTTCGGAAGAAAGCATGAAGAGTACAGGCATTATTAAAAAATCAACTAATGTACCCAGTACAGTTGATAACATTGGGCAAAGCAAAGAACAATGCTGTCATATAAGCACAAGCTATACTAAGCCATGCACTGAACCACTGGATAATGCCACAAGTGTTCCATCTCCAGCTATTAGCTTTTCAGGTGTGGTATTGGATCTCTCTTCTAAAGAGGCTTCATTAACCCACAAGGAAGCAATGTCATTGCCAAACAGTTGCAGAGAACGTTGCAGTCGTGATGCTGAGGTATCAGTGGAGTGCTGTAATGCCCCGTTACTGTGTTGGGAAATGGACAATAAGTTTGTATCAAACTTTACTTTTCCAGAGAATGGTATGGGTGAATATGCAACTGATTTTATTGTCGATGAGTTAGAGTCTTGTGTGGCAGACAGGAATATGGATAggggggtgaaggaaggaacagAATGTAGATCTATAACTAGACTTCATCCATGTGAGGAACCCCTTCCTGGAGAACTCTTTTTCACACTTGAACAGTCCCATATGGAAAACTTGGATTCAAATGAAAATACTACTGAGGAAATCCTGGATATTGCACAATGCAGGGATCACTTTCTGATTGCTGAAAGCAGAACATTCAACCGAAGTTGCTCACAAACAAATCGGGATAATTCACTTGCATCTTTTGGAACAATATGCCCTTCTTTAACTGAGCCCTTTCCTCTCAGGAGGCAAGTATCTCATGAGTTCCTGGAAACTCGCTTCAAAATCCAACAGCTCCTTGAGCCTCGGCAATACATGGCCTTTTTACCGCACCACATCATGGTGAAGATTTTCATGTTCCTTCCTACCAAAACCCTGGCAGCTCTCAAATGCACGTGCCATTATTTTAAGTTCATTATAGAAAACTATGACATTAGGGCAATAGATTCACGCTGGGTCTGTGACCCACGATACAAAGATGATCCATGCAAGCAGTGTAAAAAGCATTACTCAAAAGGGGATGTGTCACCGTGTCGGTGGCACTCAAAGCCCTATTACAAAGTTCTACCCTATGGGCGTTCTTACTGGATGTgctgttggcagacagaaaaagaCTCACCGGGCTGTAAAATTGGGCTTCATGATAATAACTGGGTGCAGTCTCATAATCATATCCAACAAATATGTGTAAAAAGTGGAGAAGatttttga
- the LOC129700184 gene encoding F-box only protein 34-like isoform X1 has protein sequence MKEVSGCLALKLPLVNICSREQVGFVVLGTPNEAQRCDVNRFLRLATMHLKLHPKLQQKDASLESSQEALRGLRSSHHTTVGVERCQSTCNKPLCCKSIALASHISLWCPRPFGFISQNKMCNTRNPADNVSFNGRKKQVSENVLPPSIHQEEGEAQLDIWAVIKPGNTKEKIAFFAAHQCNNRTSAMKVKSSWDAEVTTAKRRRKSVDLEKVKVQPVRKESVDKRYLRADPPTSSNSDENSFVNIDKQNADGLGHSSSLSVAEMVALLEQRANSLLPDCSKPFTNANAHSPSVVHSKGGSSSVEAISHTGSEPGLSHKKSTENKKLQGEYVRVIEVIAKLESECLKNQHNRNGQVRNNSFRREVGRVLLTDPHLSEESMKSTGIIKKSTNVPSTVDNIGQSKEQCCHISTSYTKPCTEPLDNATSVPSPAISFSGVVLDLSSKEASLTHKEAMSLPNSCRERCSRDAEVSVECCNAPLLCWEMDNKFVSNFTFPENGMGEYATDFIVDELESCVADRNMDRGVKEGTECRSITRLHPCEEPLPGELFFTLEQSHMENLDSNENTTEEILDIAQCRDHFLIAESRTFNRSCSQTNRDNSLASFGTICPSLTEPFPLRRQVSHEFLETRFKIQQLLEPRQYMAFLPHHIMVKIFMFLPTKTLAALKCTCHYFKFIIENYDIRAIDSRWVCDPRYKDDPCKQCKKHYSKGDVSPCRWHSKPYYKVLPYGRSYWMCCWQTEKDSPGCKIGLHDNNWVQSHNHIQQICVKSGEDF, from the exons ATGAAGGAGGTGTCTGGATGCCTTGCTTTGAAATTGCCTCTG GTGAACATTTGTTCCCGTGAGCAAGTTGGCTTTGTTGTACTTGGGACTCCAAATGAGGCACAAAGATGTGATGTGAACAGATTTTTACG GTTGGCAACCATGCATCTGAAGCTGCACCCAAAGCTACAGCAGAAAGATGCATCTCTTGAATCAAGCCAAGAGGCACTTAGAGGCCTTCGGTCAAGCCACCACACAACTGTAGGGGTTGAAAGATGCCAATCTACCTGCAATAAACCATTGTGCTGTAAATCCATTGCTTTGGCATCTCACATCAGCTTGTGGTGTCCAAGACCTTTTGGTTTCATTTCCCAAAATAAAATGTGCAATACGAGGAATCCAGCTGATAATGTTAGTTTTAATGGAAGAAAGAAACAAGTGTCTGAAAATGTTCTGCCTCCCTCGATTCATCAGGAAGAAGGGGAGGCACAATTGGATATCTGGGCAGTCATAAAACCTGGTAACACGAAAGAGAAAATCGCCTTCTTTGCAGCACATCAATGCAATAACAGGACCAGCGCCATGAAAGTAAAGAGCAGTTGGGATGCTGAGGTCACAACTGCTAAACGCAGAAGGAAATCGGTTGATCTAGAGAAAGTAAAGGTTCAACCAGTGAGAAAAGAGAGCGTTGATAAAAGGTATTTGCGTGCAGACCCACCAACAAGCAGTAACAGTGATGAGAATTCATTTGTAAATATTGATAAACAAAATGCTGATGGACTTGGTCATAGCAGCTCTCTTTCTGTGGCAGAAATGGTGGCTCTTCTAGAACAAAGGGCAAATTCTCTTCTCCCAGACTGCAGCAAACCGTTTACAAATGCCAATGCTCACTCGCCGAGTGTTGTGCATTCAAAGGGAGGGTCCTCATCAGTAGAAGCCATTTCACATACAGGATCGGAGCCTGGTTTAAGTCACAAAAAGTCCACTGAAAATAAAAAACTACAGGGTGAATATGTTCGAGTTATCGAAGTAATAGCTAAGCTTGAATCGGAGTGCTTAAAGAATCAACACAACAGAAATGGACAAGTTAGGAATAATAGCTTtcggagagaggtggggagggtttTGCTAACCGATCCACATCTTTCGGAAGAAAGCATGAAGAGTACAGGCATTATTAAAAAATCAACTAATGTACCCAGTACAGTTGATAACATTGGGCAAAGCAAAGAACAATGCTGTCATATAAGCACAAGCTATACTAAGCCATGCACTGAACCACTGGATAATGCCACAAGTGTTCCATCTCCAGCTATTAGCTTTTCAGGTGTGGTATTGGATCTCTCTTCTAAAGAGGCTTCATTAACCCACAAGGAAGCAATGTCATTGCCAAACAGTTGCAGAGAACGTTGCAGTCGTGATGCTGAGGTATCAGTGGAGTGCTGTAATGCCCCGTTACTGTGTTGGGAAATGGACAATAAGTTTGTATCAAACTTTACTTTTCCAGAGAATGGTATGGGTGAATATGCAACTGATTTTATTGTCGATGAGTTAGAGTCTTGTGTGGCAGACAGGAATATGGATAggggggtgaaggaaggaacagAATGTAGATCTATAACTAGACTTCATCCATGTGAGGAACCCCTTCCTGGAGAACTCTTTTTCACACTTGAACAGTCCCATATGGAAAACTTGGATTCAAATGAAAATACTACTGAGGAAATCCTGGATATTGCACAATGCAGGGATCACTTTCTGATTGCTGAAAGCAGAACATTCAACCGAAGTTGCTCACAAACAAATCGGGATAATTCACTTGCATCTTTTGGAACAATATGCCCTTCTTTAACTGAGCCCTTTCCTCTCAGGAGGCAAGTATCTCATGAGTTCCTGGAAACTCGCTTCAAAATCCAACAGCTCCTTGAGCCTCGGCAATACATGGCCTTTTTACCGCACCACATCATGGTGAAGATTTTCATGTTCCTTCCTACCAAAACCCTGGCAGCTCTCAAATGCACGTGCCATTATTTTAAGTTCATTATAGAAAACTATGACATTAGGGCAATAGATTCACGCTGGGTCTGTGACCCACGATACAAAGATGATCCATGCAAGCAGTGTAAAAAGCATTACTCAAAAGGGGATGTGTCACCGTGTCGGTGGCACTCAAAGCCCTATTACAAAGTTCTACCCTATGGGCGTTCTTACTGGATGTgctgttggcagacagaaaaagaCTCACCGGGCTGTAAAATTGGGCTTCATGATAATAACTGGGTGCAGTCTCATAATCATATCCAACAAATATGTGTAAAAAGTGGAGAAGatttttga